Proteins from one Listeria innocua genomic window:
- a CDS encoding pyruvate carboxylase, which produces MNRIKKVLVANRGEIAIRVMRACTELKIKTVAIYSQEDTGSFHRYKSDEAYLVGAGKKPIDAYLDIENIIEIAKESGADAIHPGYGFLSENIEFARRCEQEGIIFVGPKSKHLDMFGDKIKAKEQALLADIPVIPGSDGPVAGIKEVEEFGEKNGYPLMIKASLGGGGRGMRVVESKEHVKESFERASSEAKAAFGNDEVYVEKCVMNPKHIEVQILGDTHGNIVHLFERDCSIQRRHQKVVEVAPCNAITSELRNRICDAAVKLMKNVDYINAGTVEFLVEGDNFYFIEVNPRVQVEHTITEMITGIDIVQSQLFIADGYALHDQLVAIPKQEDIHIHGSAIQSRITTEDPLNNFMPDTGRVDTYRSTGGFGVRLDAGNGFQGTVVTPFYDSLLVKLCTWGMTFEQATRKMRRNLIEFRIRGVKTNIPFLLNVVRHPDFASGNYNTSFIDTTPELFKFPHIRDRGTKTLRYIGNVTVNGFPGIKHRDKPVYAEPRLPKIPYGSQIAPGTKQILDAKGPEGVVDWVKKQEEVLLTDTTLRDAHQSLLATRVRSKDIFQIADAMAHLLPNMFSFEMWGGATFDVAYRFLNEDPWVRLETLRKQIPNVMFQMLLRGANAVGYKNYPDNVIREFVKQSAQSGVDVFRVFDSLNWIKGMEVSIDAVREAGKVVEATICYTGDIDDDTRTKYTIDYYKDMAKELVAQGTHILGIKDMAGLLKPQAAYRLIGELKDTVDVPIHLHTHDTSGNGIYTYAAAVSAGVDIVDVASSAMSGATSQPSMTGLYYGLVNGNRQTNLDAQNSQIINHYWEDVRHYYKDFDNALNSPQTEVYIHEMPGGQYTNLQQQAIAVGLGDRWDEVKEMYTVVNQMFGDIVKVTPSSKVVGDLALFMVQNELTEEDVYEKGDTIDFPDSVIEFFMGEIGQPYGGFPEKLQKLVLKGRTPLADRPGALMEPVNFADVKAELKEKMGYEPSEKDVISYILYPKVFLDYQEMISKYGDVTVLDTPTFYKGMRLGETIEVELEKGKILLIKLNSIGEPIADGTRVIYFELNGQPREINIQDMNVQSTVIARRKIDTTNPEHVGATMTGSVIQVVVKKGDSVKKGDPLLITEAMKMETTIQAPFDGEVSSIYVSDGDTIESGDLLIEVNRK; this is translated from the coding sequence ATGAATCGAATAAAAAAAGTATTAGTAGCAAACCGTGGAGAAATTGCTATCCGCGTTATGCGTGCATGTACTGAACTCAAAATCAAAACAGTGGCTATTTATTCACAAGAAGATACTGGTAGTTTTCACCGGTATAAATCAGATGAAGCCTATCTGGTTGGAGCAGGGAAAAAGCCTATTGATGCGTATCTAGATATCGAAAACATCATTGAAATTGCTAAAGAATCTGGTGCAGACGCGATTCATCCGGGATATGGTTTCTTGTCCGAAAACATTGAATTTGCTCGTCGTTGTGAGCAAGAAGGCATTATTTTCGTTGGTCCTAAATCAAAACACCTAGATATGTTTGGTGACAAAATTAAAGCAAAAGAACAAGCTTTATTAGCTGATATTCCAGTAATTCCAGGCAGTGATGGTCCGGTAGCTGGTATTAAAGAAGTAGAAGAATTCGGTGAAAAGAACGGCTATCCTTTAATGATTAAAGCTTCCCTTGGAGGCGGCGGTCGTGGTATGCGTGTCGTAGAATCAAAAGAACATGTGAAAGAAAGTTTTGAACGTGCGTCTTCTGAAGCAAAAGCCGCTTTCGGAAACGATGAAGTATACGTAGAAAAATGTGTTATGAATCCAAAACATATTGAAGTACAAATTCTTGGTGACACTCACGGTAATATCGTTCATTTATTCGAGCGTGATTGTTCTATTCAACGCCGTCACCAAAAAGTAGTGGAAGTTGCTCCGTGTAATGCGATTACTTCTGAACTTCGTAACCGTATTTGTGATGCAGCAGTTAAATTAATGAAAAACGTTGATTATATCAATGCGGGAACAGTAGAATTTTTAGTTGAAGGCGATAATTTTTACTTTATTGAAGTAAATCCTCGTGTGCAAGTAGAGCATACAATTACTGAAATGATTACAGGGATTGATATTGTTCAATCTCAACTATTCATTGCAGATGGTTATGCGCTTCACGATCAGCTAGTGGCTATTCCTAAACAAGAAGACATCCATATTCACGGCTCTGCAATTCAAAGCCGTATTACTACTGAAGATCCACTTAATAACTTTATGCCAGATACTGGTCGAGTAGACACATACCGTTCTACAGGTGGATTTGGTGTTCGTTTGGATGCAGGTAATGGTTTCCAAGGAACAGTAGTAACACCGTTTTATGATTCTTTACTTGTAAAATTATGTACTTGGGGTATGACATTTGAGCAAGCAACGCGCAAAATGCGTCGGAACTTAATTGAATTCCGTATCCGCGGTGTGAAAACAAACATTCCTTTCTTATTAAATGTTGTTCGTCATCCGGATTTTGCAAGTGGTAATTATAATACAAGCTTTATCGATACTACGCCTGAACTATTTAAATTCCCACATATTCGCGACCGTGGTACGAAAACGTTGCGCTATATTGGTAATGTAACAGTAAATGGCTTCCCAGGAATTAAGCACCGTGACAAACCTGTATACGCAGAGCCACGTTTGCCTAAAATTCCTTATGGTTCGCAAATCGCACCGGGAACTAAACAAATTTTGGATGCAAAAGGACCAGAAGGCGTTGTAGACTGGGTGAAAAAACAAGAAGAAGTGCTCTTAACAGACACTACACTTCGGGATGCGCACCAATCTTTACTTGCGACACGTGTTCGCTCGAAAGACATTTTCCAAATAGCAGATGCGATGGCTCATTTATTACCAAATATGTTCTCATTTGAAATGTGGGGCGGGGCAACTTTTGATGTAGCTTATCGCTTCCTAAATGAAGATCCTTGGGTGCGCCTGGAAACACTTAGAAAACAAATTCCAAACGTAATGTTCCAAATGTTACTTCGCGGAGCCAATGCTGTTGGGTACAAAAACTATCCAGACAATGTTATTCGCGAATTCGTTAAGCAATCAGCGCAATCCGGTGTCGATGTATTCCGGGTGTTTGATAGCTTAAACTGGATCAAAGGTATGGAAGTGTCAATTGATGCTGTTCGTGAAGCAGGGAAGGTCGTAGAGGCTACTATCTGCTATACAGGAGACATTGATGATGACACAAGAACGAAATACACGATTGACTACTATAAAGATATGGCGAAAGAGCTCGTTGCTCAAGGTACGCATATTTTAGGAATTAAAGATATGGCTGGACTTTTAAAACCACAAGCGGCTTACCGTTTAATTGGGGAATTAAAAGATACAGTAGATGTTCCGATTCACCTTCATACACATGACACAAGCGGTAATGGTATTTATACGTATGCAGCGGCAGTTAGTGCAGGAGTTGACATTGTTGACGTAGCATCAAGTGCGATGAGTGGAGCGACAAGCCAACCAAGTATGACTGGTCTTTATTACGGATTAGTTAATGGTAATCGTCAAACCAACCTAGACGCACAAAACTCCCAAATTATTAATCATTACTGGGAAGATGTTCGTCATTATTATAAAGACTTTGACAACGCACTTAACTCGCCTCAAACAGAAGTATATATCCATGAAATGCCAGGTGGTCAATATACCAACCTTCAACAACAAGCAATTGCTGTTGGACTTGGCGATCGTTGGGATGAAGTAAAAGAAATGTACACTGTTGTAAACCAAATGTTTGGAGACATCGTTAAAGTTACACCATCTTCTAAAGTTGTTGGAGACTTGGCACTATTTATGGTTCAAAACGAACTTACAGAAGAAGATGTCTATGAAAAAGGCGATACTATCGACTTCCCAGATTCCGTTATCGAATTCTTTATGGGCGAAATCGGCCAACCATATGGCGGTTTCCCAGAAAAACTTCAAAAACTAGTACTCAAAGGACGCACACCACTTGCAGATCGTCCAGGAGCTCTAATGGAGCCAGTTAACTTTGCAGATGTCAAAGCTGAACTAAAAGAGAAAATGGGCTATGAACCATCTGAAAAAGATGTCATTTCCTATATCTTATATCCAAAAGTATTCCTAGATTATCAAGAGATGATTAGTAAATATGGTGATGTAACAGTCCTTGATACACCAACATTTTACAAAGGTATGCGCTTAGGTGAAACGATTGAAGTAGAACTTGAAAAAGGAAAAATTCTCCTAATCAAGCTTAATTCGATCGGTGAACCAATTGCGGATGGAACACGTGTCATTTATTTCGAACTAAATGGTCAACCACGTGAAATCAACATCCAAGATATGAATGTTCAATCAACAGTTATTGCCCGCCGTAAAATTGATACAACAAACCCAGAACATGTTGGAGCTACAATGACAGG